In the genome of Paenibacillus sp. FSL R5-0766, one region contains:
- the hemC gene encoding hydroxymethylbilane synthase translates to MRTIKVGSRQSALALTQTGHVIQDLRDICEREGLAFDFEVHKIVTKGDLILDVTLSKVGGKGLFVKEIEQAMIDRTIDMAVHSMKDMPSELPEGLTNGAIPRRADPRDALISNGGLTLDQLPEGARVGTSSLRRSSQLKAYRPDLQLESIRGNIDSRLRKLETEGFDAIILAAAGLYRMGWEDRITEYLTETACLPAVGQGALGIECREDDEELLHLLQLYNDPETAFPVQAERRFLSVLNGGCQVPIGAHAVWVPQQDADSLNGENTLQLTGMVGTPDGGLILKEALIGKDPVRLGEEVAWRLIERGAEQILAEVRG, encoded by the coding sequence ATGCGTACAATTAAAGTTGGAAGTAGACAGAGCGCGCTTGCGCTAACCCAGACAGGCCATGTCATTCAGGATTTACGCGATATTTGTGAGCGGGAAGGATTAGCTTTTGACTTTGAAGTACATAAGATTGTTACCAAGGGAGATCTCATTCTGGATGTAACGTTGTCAAAAGTGGGAGGCAAAGGTTTGTTTGTCAAAGAGATTGAACAGGCGATGATTGATCGTACGATTGATATGGCTGTTCATAGTATGAAAGATATGCCTTCCGAGTTACCCGAAGGATTAACGAATGGGGCTATACCTCGTCGTGCAGATCCACGGGATGCGCTGATCTCCAATGGTGGGCTTACTCTGGATCAACTGCCAGAAGGAGCTAGAGTCGGAACAAGCAGTCTGCGCCGGTCGAGCCAATTAAAGGCCTATCGTCCAGATTTGCAATTGGAATCGATACGCGGCAATATTGATTCCCGTCTGCGGAAGCTGGAGACTGAAGGGTTCGATGCGATTATTCTGGCAGCTGCAGGATTGTACCGTATGGGCTGGGAAGACCGAATCACAGAGTACCTGACGGAAACAGCTTGTCTTCCGGCAGTGGGTCAAGGCGCGCTTGGTATCGAATGTCGTGAAGACGATGAGGAACTGTTGCACTTGCTGCAGCTGTATAACGATCCCGAGACAGCATTTCCTGTACAGGCGGAACGCCGTTTTCTCAGTGTATTAAATGGGGGCTGTCAGGTTCCGATCGGTGCTCATGCGGTATGGGTGCCTCAGCAAGATGCAGATTCCCTGAATGGTGAAAACACGTTACAATTAACAGGTATGGTCGGCACGCCGGATGGTGGACTGATTCTTAAGGAAGCTCTGATCGGCAAGGACCCGGTTCGTCTGGGTGAAGAAGTGGCTTGGAGATTGATCGAACGGGGAGCAGAGCAGATACTGGCAGAAGTTAGGGGATGA
- a CDS encoding bifunctional precorrin-2 dehydrogenase/sirohydrochlorin ferrochelatase gives MDRYTPIFVNTSGKKCCVVGGGRVAERKIKGLLHAEAQITVISPELTPILKQLHHESRIQWIDRSYRNGDLRGAFLVYAATDHSEVNSTVVRDAEAAGILVNNAMSSEHSSFITPSVVRRGRLSIAISTAGAGPAAAAEIRATLERQFGDEYETYLEFLHQMRTEVKSRVSSSSLRSTLLRQLTEMHILEDIRTGHFRWWTEEEIGDWISRNQEEV, from the coding sequence ATGGACCGTTACACGCCGATATTTGTGAATACTTCAGGCAAGAAATGCTGCGTGGTTGGTGGTGGACGTGTTGCCGAACGTAAAATTAAGGGATTACTGCATGCCGAGGCACAGATTACGGTCATTAGTCCGGAGCTTACTCCCATATTAAAACAACTGCATCATGAATCCCGAATTCAATGGATAGACCGGTCCTACCGCAATGGAGATTTGCGGGGGGCCTTTCTCGTATATGCAGCGACTGACCATTCAGAGGTCAATTCAACTGTGGTTCGGGATGCTGAGGCTGCGGGCATATTGGTGAATAACGCAATGTCTTCGGAGCACAGCAGCTTTATTACGCCAAGCGTGGTAAGGCGTGGGAGATTAAGCATAGCGATATCCACAGCAGGAGCGGGACCGGCAGCAGCTGCGGAGATACGTGCCACACTCGAACGACAGTTCGGTGATGAGTATGAGACGTACCTTGAGTTTTTGCACCAGATGAGGACTGAGGTGAAGTCACGCGTATCTTCTTCAAGTCTCAGAAGTACGTTGCTTCGGCAATTAACTGAAATGCACATATTAGAAGATATTCGTACAGGCCATTTTCGGTGGTGGACCGAAGAAGAAATCGGGGACTGGATATCCCGTAATCAGGAGGAAGTGTAG
- the ccsA gene encoding cytochrome c biogenesis protein CcsA, producing MYALSLLFYFSDCIRRNAGAKRTGTGFLVVVWGLQVTHVILRMWTEGHFPIYTTFDFLFIFSFSIVLMSLVMTRIQRSEFVILLLNVVGFSVTVLNRLWFTAGEISLHNWQTVHGLLIMHITLANLGFAALTVATVFAMLYLFLHRKLKKKKWNETMRRMPSLEVIGKYMDGANFIGTPLLGVSVMLAVLSIVAERRWILLLDLKVIATGLAIAIYVGYFVSKRRKQFSTIIMARWTLIGYGFVIISFLSNAYSAFHRWTGE from the coding sequence ATGTATGCCCTGAGCCTACTGTTCTATTTCTCGGACTGCATTCGACGCAATGCGGGGGCGAAGCGGACAGGCACAGGGTTTCTTGTCGTTGTTTGGGGATTGCAGGTAACGCATGTCATATTGCGCATGTGGACTGAAGGCCATTTCCCCATCTATACCACCTTTGATTTTTTGTTTATATTTTCATTCAGTATTGTGCTGATGTCTCTCGTCATGACTCGCATCCAGCGTTCCGAATTTGTGATTTTGTTGCTGAATGTTGTAGGTTTTTCCGTTACGGTATTAAACCGACTGTGGTTTACGGCCGGAGAGATATCACTGCATAACTGGCAAACGGTACATGGATTACTCATTATGCATATTACCTTGGCGAATCTTGGTTTTGCGGCGTTAACCGTTGCTACGGTATTTGCCATGTTATATCTGTTCCTGCACCGTAAGTTGAAGAAAAAAAAGTGGAATGAAACGATGCGACGGATGCCAAGCCTGGAAGTGATCGGCAAATACATGGATGGTGCTAATTTCATAGGTACACCGCTTCTTGGCGTTTCTGTGATGCTTGCCGTATTATCCATTGTGGCGGAAAGACGCTGGATTCTACTCTTGGATCTCAAAGTTATTGCGACAGGTCTTGCTATAGCCATCTATGTGGGTTATTTCGTATCCAAGAGAAGGAAACAGTTCTCTACAATTATCATGGCAAGATGGACACTGATCGGGTACGGATTTGTCATTATAAGTTTTTTATCCAATGCGTATTCAGCGTTTCATCGTTGGACGGGAGAGTGA
- the hemA gene encoding glutamyl-tRNA reductase, whose product MHIVVVGLNYRTAPVEVRERFTFAEKDLSEALQQLKLTKSVLEGVIVATCNRTELYVVVDRLHMCGYFIRTFMEQWFNVPREEFTQHLYIYEDDQAMRHLFRVICGLDSMVIGETQILGQVKQAFLKAQEEKSTGTWFNMLFKQAVTLGKRAHSETSIGESAVSVSYAAVELGKRIFGMFTDKKVLILGAGKMSELTVKHLYANGASEVIVANRTLARAEELAAKFRGTPCTMEQALDRLNEVDIVISSTGAERYVMDAVVVRESMKRRQSRPLFLIDIAVPRDIDPAIGELSNVFLYDIDDLEGIVESNLEMRKVEAAKIERMIELEMEDYYHWLKTLGVRPVIRALQEKGVSIHEETMDSLFNKLPELDEHQRKVIRRLTKSIVNQMTTDPINRIKEMAGTKQGDEALRMFTQIFALEDALEMAAEKVSQSDATALAKPAAHLNENRQDPVPAYAPAGV is encoded by the coding sequence ATGCACATCGTTGTCGTTGGTTTGAATTATCGCACGGCGCCTGTAGAGGTTAGGGAACGATTCACATTTGCAGAAAAGGATTTGTCTGAAGCGCTGCAGCAGCTCAAGCTGACCAAGAGTGTATTGGAAGGTGTAATCGTAGCCACATGTAACCGTACCGAGTTGTATGTTGTGGTGGACCGTCTTCACATGTGTGGTTATTTTATTCGAACATTCATGGAACAATGGTTTAACGTACCACGGGAAGAATTTACGCAACACTTATATATATATGAAGATGATCAAGCCATGCGCCATTTGTTCCGCGTCATCTGCGGACTAGATTCTATGGTCATCGGTGAGACTCAGATTCTTGGACAGGTGAAACAGGCTTTTCTTAAAGCGCAAGAAGAGAAATCAACAGGTACCTGGTTTAATATGCTGTTCAAACAGGCCGTTACGCTGGGCAAACGGGCACATTCGGAGACTTCCATCGGGGAGAGCGCCGTATCTGTCAGTTATGCTGCTGTTGAACTCGGTAAGAGGATTTTTGGCATGTTCACAGACAAGAAGGTGCTCATTTTGGGTGCTGGCAAGATGAGTGAACTAACCGTGAAACATCTCTATGCCAACGGGGCATCCGAGGTCATCGTGGCGAACCGTACGCTCGCAAGAGCTGAAGAATTGGCAGCCAAGTTCCGGGGTACACCTTGTACGATGGAACAGGCACTAGATCGACTTAATGAAGTTGATATTGTGATTAGTTCCACTGGAGCTGAACGTTATGTCATGGATGCAGTAGTGGTACGGGAGAGCATGAAGCGTCGTCAATCTCGCCCATTGTTCCTGATTGATATTGCGGTTCCACGCGATATTGACCCAGCGATTGGTGAATTATCCAACGTATTTCTCTATGACATTGATGATCTGGAAGGAATCGTGGAGAGCAACCTCGAGATGCGTAAGGTGGAAGCTGCAAAGATTGAGAGAATGATTGAGCTTGAGATGGAGGATTATTACCATTGGCTCAAAACGTTGGGTGTTCGTCCCGTTATTCGCGCTTTGCAGGAAAAAGGTGTCTCCATTCATGAAGAAACGATGGATAGCCTGTTTAATAAACTGCCTGAGCTCGATGAACATCAACGTAAAGTCATTCGTCGTTTGACTAAGAGTATTGTGAACCAAATGACGACAGATCCGATTAATCGGATTAAGGAAATGGCAGGCACGAAGCAAGGTGATGAAGCTCTGCGCATGTTTACTCAGATTTTCGCTCTGGAAGATGCATTAGAGATGGCCGCTGAAAAAGTGAGTCAGAGTGATGCCACAGCTCTGGCGAAACCAGCCGCTCACCTTAACGAAAACCGGCAAGACCCCGTGCCGGCTTATGCTCCGGCAGGCGTATAA
- the speD gene encoding adenosylmethionine decarboxylase: protein MEYSTFGRHVAVDTWGVDFNLLNNAEYLEAQMVEAAEACGATVMSVQSKQFDPQGATVLVLLSESHLSIHTYPERGFAAIDCYTCGETVDPQLAIDYLVSVLKPEKTYAKKLVRGLGELQVETPDMNNQTERV from the coding sequence ATGGAATATTCAACTTTCGGAAGACACGTTGCTGTTGATACTTGGGGTGTCGACTTTAATCTACTGAACAATGCAGAGTATCTGGAAGCCCAAATGGTTGAAGCAGCGGAGGCATGTGGCGCGACAGTAATGTCCGTGCAGTCCAAGCAGTTTGACCCACAGGGAGCGACCGTACTTGTACTATTGTCTGAGAGCCATCTCTCCATTCATACGTATCCTGAGAGAGGTTTTGCAGCGATTGATTGTTACACTTGTGGGGAGACCGTAGATCCACAGCTTGCTATTGACTACCTGGTATCCGTATTAAAGCCTGAAAAAACGTATGCAAAGAAGTTGGTACGTGGATTGGGCGAATTGCAAGTTGAAACACCAGACATGAACAACCAGACGGAACGGGTTTAA